TAATTGGGAAATGCACAGATAATAAGAGTTGTTACATCAGTGTAGGTGAAAACAGATTATTTCATTGTTAATTTCACAGTTGTGTGTTTTCCCCTGGATCAACTCATTTCTCTGCTCACACAAGGACGTCTAAAGGAAACAAGCTAAGTAACAAATCAGCACTGCACCACTAGCACTAGTGTCATGGACACAGTAACACTTGTCTAGAAAAATGAGCATTTTGTTTCTATGTAACAGGATGGAAACGTGCAAACTGTCAGTTTGCAACTAAATTTCCTGTTAGGTGCAAAGTTAGTGCAGTGTCAGCAACACTATATGCTAGAAAAACCCCAAGGAATAGGAATGTTTATAAACACAGCTCTTGGTGCACATCATGCAAACTGCTGTCAGACCTGCAGTCTAATGCAGTGAATCATCTAGGCTTAGTTCGCTGGGAGTACTCCTGCTCAGATTGGTAAAACTGGCCATAAGGGATTTAACTTTATAAGCATAATAGTCCCTTAAATTGACTGACGGAACCTCTTTCATTCCATCACCAAAATCACAGCTCCTCATGGCACTTTCTAGCTGCTTCTGACGCCTATAAAAGTGAGAGAATTTATTGAAGATGAGCGTGATAGGAAGCACTACCACCAAGATACCAGCTAGGATGCATGCAGATGCCGTCAGTTTGCCAGCAGTGGTCCCTGGGACAACATCTCCATAGCCAACTGTGGTCATGCTAACTGTAGCCCACCACCAGCAAGCAGGGATGGTGGCTAAGCCCTCGTTTTCTTCTTTTTCAATGGTATAAGCCACTACAGAGAATATGGAGATCCCAACAGAGAGGTAGAGTAAGAGAAGCCCTACCTCCCTATAGCTATACTTCAAAGTGGCCCCAAGAGACCTGAGGCCAGTTGAATGTCGAGCAAGTTTTAAGATGCGAAAGATCCTCATTAGTCTCAGGACTTGGGCTACTCTACCTAAATTTGCTAAAGCCGGGCTACTTTCCACAACCAAGTTAACAATTAAGGTAATGTAAAATGGCAGGATGGACATGAGGTCAATCAGATTCAGGGCATGCTTGAAAAACTTCAAGAAGTCAGGAGCCACTGCAAATCTTGCCATCAGCTCAAATGTGAACCATGCAATGCCAAAATGTTCCACAATTTCAAAGCGAGGATCTTCCTCGGCCTTCCCGTAGCTATCCACCAGCTGGAAGTCCGGGAGGCTGTTCAGGCACATGGTCACAATGGACCCAAGAACAACCACTATGGACAGGACGCTAAATATTCGGCTCAAGACAGAGTAGCCGGGATTGTCCAGCGCTAGCCAGAGCTGCCTCCTAATGTTTCCAAAGGGTTGTCTGTCAAACTTGGCGGCATCCTTGTAGAAGGCCAAGATTTCATCAAAGGAAGAGGAGGTGCTTTCCCGGTCACTTTGATCTTCCCATTTCTCTTGACCCGGCTCCATTTTCCTCCCGTGGTAGCTGTAGCTGCAGCAGGAGTCAATGAAGAACTCATTGATGCCCCAGTATTCAATCTCTTGGCTGAAGGAGAACACGCAGAGTTCGCCCATCACGTGGAGCTTGCCGGTGTGGTAAAAATGTAGCACGTAGGGGAAAAGTTCGGGGTTCCGGTCAAAGTAAAACTCGTTCTTGGCGTCGTCATAATCGTCACAGAGCTCCAATATCGACTCCTTTGAGTGGCAGCTCAACAGTTTGCCCAGCCGGGTTTCGGGAAATCTTAGTAGGGTGTTGGATCGCATCTTTTTCTTAAAGCCGCCGACGTTGATGCTGATCTCATTGTCTTCCGCGTAAGCCAGAGAGAAATCCTCCAGGCTCCGCCCGGGCATAGTGAGCTTCTTCCAAGGGGCGCCGGGAATAGACCTAGAATGGGATCAAACCGCA
Above is a window of Caretta caretta isolate rCarCar2 chromosome 2, rCarCar1.hap1, whole genome shotgun sequence DNA encoding:
- the KCNS2 gene encoding delayed-rectifier potassium channel regulatory subunit KCNS2 isoform X1 encodes the protein MPGRSLEDFSLAYAEDNEISINVGGFKKKMRSNTLLRFPETRLGKLLSCHSKESILELCDDYDDAKNEFYFDRNPELFPYVLHFYHTGKLHVMGELCVFSFSQEIEYWGINEFFIDSCCSYSYHGRKMEPGQEKWEDQSDRESTSSSFDEILAFYKDAAKFDRQPFGNIRRQLWLALDNPGYSVLSRIFSVLSIVVVLGSIVTMCLNSLPDFQLVDSYGKAEEDPRFEIVEHFGIAWFTFELMARFAVAPDFLKFFKHALNLIDLMSILPFYITLIVNLVVESSPALANLGRVAQVLRLMRIFRILKLARHSTGLRSLGATLKYSYREVGLLLLYLSVGISIFSVVAYTIEKEENEGLATIPACWWWATVSMTTVGYGDVVPGTTAGKLTASACILAGILVVVLPITLIFNKFSHFYRRQKQLESAMRSCDFGDGMKEVPSVNLRDYYAYKVKSLMASFTNLSRSTPSELSLDDSLH
- the KCNS2 gene encoding delayed-rectifier potassium channel regulatory subunit KCNS2 isoform X2, translated to MQRRSVGSIPGAPWKKLTMPGRSLEDFSLAYAEDNEISINVGGFKKKMRSNTLLRFPETRLGKLLSCHSKESILELCDDYDDAKNEFYFDRNPELFPYVLHFYHTGKLHVMGELCVFSFSQEIEYWGINEFFIDSCCSYSYHGRKMEPGQEKWEDQSDRESTSSSFDEILAFYKDAAKFDRQPFGNIRRQLWLALDNPGYSVLSRIFSVLSIVVVLGSIVTMCLNSLPDFQLVDSYGKAEEDPRFEIVEHFGIAWFTFELMARFAVAPDFLKFFKHALNLIDLMSILPFYITLIVNLVVESSPALANLGRVAQVLRLMRIFRILKLARHSTGLRSLGATLKYSYREVGLLLLYLSVGISIFSVVAYTIEKEENEGLATIPACWWWATVSMTTVGYGDVVPGTTAGKLTASACILAGILVVVLPITLIFNKFSHFYRRQKQLESAMRSCDFGDGMKEVPSVNLRDYYAYKVKSLMASFTNLSRSTPSELSLDDSLH